In a genomic window of Syntrophobacterales bacterium:
- a CDS encoding HPr family phosphocarrier protein produces MDIAKTFEIKNKLGIHARAAAKIVETANRFKADVVLEKDGYEVNGRSILDILTLYCPKGSRLTVRITGMDAAEAMEMLSILIDGKFGEI; encoded by the coding sequence ATGGATATAGCTAAGACATTCGAAATAAAGAACAAGTTGGGGATTCATGCCCGGGCAGCCGCAAAGATCGTGGAAACAGCCAATCGCTTCAAAGCGGACGTAGTTCTGGAAAAGGACGGCTACGAGGTAAACGGGCGCAGCATTCTTGATATTCTTACCCTTTACTGTCCCAAGGGGAGCCGCTTGACAGTTCGTATTACGGGAATGGACGCGGCAGAGGCGATGGAAATGCTCTCCATTCTTATCGATGGGAAGTTTGGTGAGATTTGA
- a CDS encoding PTS system mannose/fructose/sorbose family transporter subunit IID, which translates to MKKAAMLGIFFRSLTIQISFNFHTMQGMGFAFSMLPLMCSRKKSELKDKEVFLLRHLQMFSTNPYLVPAVVGSVVRIEEDGEGGREAEDLKKALMGPYAAIGDSFFWGALRLFSSAWAVLLAVSGSFYAPLIFLMLFSPAQLMVRVGGFFHGFCSGWGGFNYIRALDLPRESEMLRYGALFILSIVGAVLSVSVEYSGQLLPQNVGYLIGVVIFLISLAGGRRAISAEQLLYGIALFCMVLSI; encoded by the coding sequence ATGAAAAAAGCAGCGATGCTCGGTATTTTTTTTCGTTCACTGACCATTCAGATTTCCTTTAATTTTCATACTATGCAAGGCATGGGCTTCGCCTTTTCCATGCTGCCCTTGATGTGCTCAAGAAAAAAAAGTGAACTTAAGGATAAGGAAGTTTTTCTTTTGAGACATTTGCAGATGTTCAGTACGAACCCGTATCTCGTTCCCGCAGTTGTCGGCTCCGTTGTCAGGATTGAGGAAGATGGCGAAGGGGGGCGTGAAGCAGAGGATCTCAAAAAGGCGCTGATGGGTCCGTATGCCGCAATCGGCGATTCATTTTTCTGGGGAGCGTTGCGTCTTTTTTCTTCAGCATGGGCGGTGTTGTTGGCAGTATCCGGAAGTTTTTATGCCCCGCTTATTTTTCTTATGCTCTTTTCGCCCGCCCAGTTAATGGTTCGGGTGGGCGGGTTTTTTCATGGTTTTTGTTCGGGATGGGGTGGCTTCAATTATATTCGCGCTCTTGACCTTCCCCGGGAGTCGGAGATGCTGCGTTATGGGGCGCTGTTTATATTGAGCATTGTGGGCGCTGTTTTATCCGTTTCTGTTGAATATTCGGGACAGTTGCTGCCGCAAAATGTCGGTTATCTTATTGGTGTCGTAATTTTTTTAATCTCTTTAGCGGGGGGGCGACGGGCAATCTCTGCGGAGCAGCTCCTCTATGGGATTGCCCTGTTTTGCATGGTGCTTTCTATCTGA
- a CDS encoding PxxKW family cysteine-rich protein — MICDTVKKGIECAFMAKKGCGYPGGQCKPVIDKCEGCTKAVQYEAVTYCGVYPDPASKWRTGKCPTATHLKADTKEAQQKINPLKASKRANKK, encoded by the coding sequence ATGATTTGCGACACGGTTAAAAAAGGGATTGAGTGTGCTTTCATGGCAAAGAAGGGGTGTGGTTACCCGGGTGGACAATGCAAGCCGGTAATTGACAAATGCGAAGGCTGCACAAAGGCGGTTCAATATGAGGCAGTGACTTACTGCGGGGTTTATCCCGATCCTGCCTCCAAATGGCGAACTGGCAAATGCCCAACGGCAACCCACCTCAAGGCAGACACCAAGGAAGCTCAACAGAAAATAAACCCCTTGAAGGCATCAAAAAGGGCAAACAAAAAATAG
- a CDS encoding MerR family transcriptional regulator, translating into MDTVPDKTFFRIGEVSKILGVPPYVVRYWESEFKEVKPSRTRSDQRLYKRQDVLNLLVIKRLLYEEKFTIDGARKHLRGSKRNDGASGGLSQGELIEEIKDGLLWIRNKVG; encoded by the coding sequence ATGGACACCGTTCCCGACAAGACCTTTTTTCGTATCGGCGAGGTAAGCAAAATTCTGGGGGTGCCTCCTTACGTGGTACGCTATTGGGAATCGGAGTTTAAAGAGGTAAAGCCTTCTCGCACCCGCTCCGATCAGCGTCTTTACAAGCGTCAGGATGTTCTGAATTTGCTTGTTATAAAAAGGCTCCTGTATGAGGAGAAATTCACCATCGATGGGGCCAGAAAACATCTGCGGGGCAGCAAGCGCAATGATGGGGCCTCCGGCGGTTTGTCGCAGGGCGAGCTAATCGAAGAAATCAAGGATGGTCTGCTTTGGATCAGAAATAAAGTAGGTTGA
- a CDS encoding integration host factor subunit alpha, whose translation MTKIDIIQNVYEKLGFSKKDSAKIVESVFDIIKDKLAEGDKIKISGFGNFAVKDKKSRRGRNPQTGEEIAISARKVLTFKSSQVLRKALND comes from the coding sequence ATGACGAAGATAGACATTATTCAAAACGTGTACGAAAAGTTGGGGTTTTCCAAAAAGGATTCAGCGAAGATCGTCGAGTCTGTTTTTGATATAATCAAAGACAAACTGGCGGAAGGGGATAAAATAAAGATTTCCGGATTTGGAAATTTCGCGGTCAAGGACAAGAAATCACGCCGGGGCAGAAATCCCCAGACTGGCGAAGAGATTGCCATTTCCGCACGGAAGGTGTTGACCTTCAAGTCCAGCCAGGTTCTGCGCAAGGCCCTGAACGACTAA
- the pheT gene encoding phenylalanine--tRNA ligase subunit beta, whose amino-acid sequence MLVSLKWLRDYLYVDLSPQELADKLTMSGLEVDSLNIKEPAFSGVKVARIVRMTPHPHADNLSLCEVSTGTVSYPVVCGAKNIKVGDTVPLAIVGAVLPGGQVIRSAKIRGEVSEGMLCSEEELQIGADASGIMLLSSELACGGDLAESLDLNDAVLDIGVTPNRSDCLSIIGVAREVAAITGKSVHYPDCSVAENNDDIANMTSVTIEDGDLCPRYTARVIKDVRIGPSPFWLKKRLEAVGLRSINNIVDITNFVMMETGQPLHAFDFTLLAGGKIVVRRSRAGEKFVSLDGKERLLPAEALLICDAEKPVAIAGVMGGINSEVMDDTTTILLESAYFNPSSIRRTARSMAMGTDAAFRFERGIDPEGSVRALDRAAGLMAELAGGNICRGIIDQHPVNVAVARDIVLDLKKVNKVIGTAVSFNEVKAILEGLEMTVREAEEDVFLVTPPSCRVDITRDIDLIEEIARLFGYDRIPATLPLVSVVAEEPGSKKRRAEAAIRQIMNGAGYTEVINYSFIPPSSADDLLLTSTDERRRQVRIKNPLTEEQSAMRTTMLYSLLKNVSKNSDSGRSDLKIFEIGRTYIGSQEGKQPREFNKAAFLVTGQRYEQRWHFPDLKADFYDLKGCLENILEVLKVASPSYRAACGEPFLHPGKSCEVFSEEARIGYLGEIHPDVLSCFGVAGPIVACEFDLEMMIAHAAAKRAFADIPRFPASSRDVAFLTRREIESGELLAAAQKTNEELLEKIEIFDVYEGKNVPERTKSLGLRFLYRSADRTLTDDEVNAVHSRVVERVINASGALIR is encoded by the coding sequence ATGTTAGTCAGTCTCAAATGGCTTCGCGATTATCTGTATGTGGATCTTTCTCCGCAAGAGCTGGCGGATAAGCTTACCATGTCCGGTCTGGAAGTGGACTCCCTTAATATCAAAGAGCCCGCTTTCAGCGGGGTTAAGGTGGCAAGAATCGTGCGGATGACGCCCCATCCGCATGCCGATAATTTGTCCCTGTGCGAGGTTTCTACCGGGACTGTAAGTTATCCGGTTGTCTGCGGGGCGAAGAACATAAAGGTTGGCGATACAGTTCCGCTGGCAATTGTCGGGGCGGTTCTGCCCGGGGGGCAGGTGATCCGCAGCGCCAAAATCCGCGGCGAGGTTTCCGAGGGGATGCTCTGTTCCGAGGAGGAATTGCAAATCGGTGCGGATGCGTCGGGAATCATGCTGCTTTCTTCGGAACTTGCCTGTGGTGGAGACTTGGCGGAGTCCCTGGACCTTAATGACGCGGTGCTTGATATCGGCGTCACCCCCAATAGATCAGACTGTCTTTCGATTATCGGGGTTGCCCGCGAAGTAGCGGCAATCACAGGGAAAAGTGTTCATTATCCGGATTGCAGTGTTGCTGAAAATAATGACGATATTGCGAACATGACCTCCGTAACGATTGAGGATGGCGATCTTTGCCCCCGTTATACGGCGCGCGTTATCAAGGATGTCCGCATAGGCCCCTCGCCGTTCTGGCTGAAAAAGAGATTGGAGGCGGTGGGACTGCGTTCCATCAATAATATTGTAGATATAACCAATTTCGTGATGATGGAAACCGGGCAGCCCCTCCACGCTTTTGATTTTACGCTTCTTGCTGGTGGGAAAATAGTCGTAAGGCGTTCCCGGGCTGGGGAAAAATTTGTTTCCCTCGACGGCAAGGAGCGACTTCTGCCGGCGGAGGCCCTACTCATCTGTGACGCAGAAAAACCGGTTGCCATCGCCGGGGTGATGGGTGGAATCAATTCAGAGGTTATGGATGACACAACGACCATCCTGCTGGAAAGCGCCTATTTCAACCCCTCCTCCATCCGGCGCACTGCCCGCTCAATGGCAATGGGTACCGATGCGGCCTTTCGCTTTGAACGCGGGATCGATCCGGAGGGCTCTGTCCGGGCTCTGGACAGGGCTGCGGGGCTGATGGCCGAATTGGCGGGAGGAAATATCTGTCGGGGGATCATCGATCAGCATCCCGTAAATGTCGCTGTTGCCCGGGATATCGTTCTTGATTTGAAAAAAGTCAACAAGGTCATCGGTACGGCTGTATCTTTCAATGAAGTTAAAGCAATCCTTGAGGGTTTGGAGATGACCGTCAGGGAAGCTGAAGAAGATGTTTTCCTTGTTACCCCTCCGTCCTGCCGCGTTGATATTACGCGGGATATAGATTTAATAGAGGAAATCGCCCGCCTTTTTGGCTATGACCGAATTCCCGCTACCTTGCCGCTTGTTTCGGTAGTTGCCGAGGAGCCGGGTAGCAAGAAAAGAAGGGCGGAGGCGGCAATCCGCCAGATTATGAACGGGGCCGGCTATACGGAGGTGATAAACTACAGTTTCATCCCGCCCTCCTCAGCGGACGATCTCCTGCTGACTTCGACCGATGAGCGGAGGCGCCAGGTGCGCATTAAAAATCCGCTTACCGAAGAGCAGTCCGCCATGCGGACCACGATGCTTTACAGCCTGCTTAAAAATGTATCGAAAAACAGTGATTCGGGCCGCTCCGACCTGAAGATTTTTGAAATCGGCAGGACATACATAGGCTCTCAGGAAGGGAAACAGCCCCGGGAGTTTAACAAGGCGGCTTTTTTGGTAACCGGACAAAGATACGAGCAGCGATGGCATTTCCCGGATTTGAAGGCGGATTTTTATGATTTAAAGGGGTGCTTGGAGAACATATTGGAGGTATTGAAGGTTGCGAGCCCTTCTTATCGCGCCGCTTGCGGCGAGCCGTTTCTTCACCCCGGCAAATCCTGCGAGGTCTTCAGCGAGGAGGCGAGAATCGGATATTTGGGGGAGATTCATCCGGATGTGCTTTCTTGTTTCGGCGTTGCCGGTCCGATCGTGGCTTGCGAGTTTGATCTGGAAATGATGATTGCGCACGCTGCCGCAAAAAGGGCCTTTGCCGACATACCCAGATTCCCGGCAAGTTCGCGCGATGTAGCCTTTCTTACGCGCCGCGAAATAGAGTCCGGCGAGCTGCTTGCGGCCGCGCAAAAAACAAACGAAGAATTGCTTGAAAAAATTGAGATATTTGATGTATATGAGGGCAAAAATGTTCCAGAGCGCACCAAGAGTCTGGGATTGAGGTTTTTATATCGAAGCGCGGATAGAACATTGACGGATGACGAAGTAAATGCCGTTCATTCAAGGGTTGTGGAAAGAGTAATTAATGCGTCAGGGGCGTTGATAAGATAG
- the pheS gene encoding phenylalanine--tRNA ligase subunit alpha, whose protein sequence is MTGELGTLREQAEAELLKAETESEFQEIRTRYLGRKGLLTGLLRNIANVLPQDRALFGKECNEVKDLISARIDQRLADIIVAGKEKALRSERIDVTLPGRGVRYGSLHPVTQVQEEICGIFAGLGFSIVEGPEVELDYYNFEALNIPKDHPARDMQDTFYVDDNIVLRTHTSPVQVRTMEKCRPPVRIISPGRVYRRDSDVSHTPMFHQIEGLLVDEGITFGDLKGVLTVFLKQVFGEETALRFRPSFFPFTEPSAEVDIRCVICGGSGCRVCKQSGWLEILGSGMVDPAVFKNVGYDSEKFTGFAFGLGLERIAMLKFGISDIRLFFENDWRFLTQF, encoded by the coding sequence ATGACGGGAGAGCTGGGAACTCTCCGCGAACAGGCGGAAGCAGAGCTGCTGAAGGCGGAAACGGAATCCGAGTTTCAGGAGATTCGAACCCGTTATCTTGGGCGGAAGGGCTTGCTCACCGGGTTGCTGCGCAATATCGCCAATGTGCTGCCGCAAGACAGAGCCTTGTTCGGCAAGGAGTGTAACGAAGTCAAGGATTTGATTTCGGCGAGGATCGACCAGAGGCTTGCAGATATAATTGTTGCCGGCAAAGAAAAGGCCCTGCGCTCCGAACGGATTGATGTGACCCTGCCGGGTCGGGGAGTGCGGTATGGCAGTCTCCATCCGGTCACGCAGGTTCAGGAAGAGATATGCGGGATTTTTGCCGGACTGGGTTTTTCCATTGTGGAAGGACCAGAGGTCGAGCTCGATTATTACAATTTTGAGGCGCTCAACATTCCCAAGGACCATCCGGCCCGCGACATGCAGGACACTTTTTATGTTGACGACAACATAGTCTTGCGAACGCACACCTCGCCGGTTCAGGTTCGCACAATGGAAAAATGCCGCCCGCCGGTCCGAATTATTTCTCCGGGCCGGGTGTATAGGCGCGATTCCGATGTTTCCCATACTCCGATGTTCCACCAGATAGAGGGGTTGCTTGTCGATGAAGGCATTACCTTTGGCGATCTGAAGGGCGTCTTGACGGTTTTTCTGAAGCAGGTGTTTGGCGAGGAAACAGCCCTGAGGTTTCGTCCCAGTTTCTTTCCCTTTACCGAGCCCAGCGCCGAGGTTGACATCCGGTGCGTCATCTGCGGGGGAAGCGGTTGCCGGGTCTGCAAACAGAGCGGCTGGCTGGAGATTCTGGGGTCCGGCATGGTTGACCCGGCAGTGTTTAAAAATGTCGGATACGATTCTGAAAAATTCACCGGCTTTGCCTTTGGCCTCGGGCTCGAACGGATTGCGATGCTGAAATTCGGCATCTCTGATATCCGTCTTTTTTTCGAAAATGACTGGAGATTTCTAACCCAGTTTTGA
- the rplT gene encoding 50S ribosomal protein L20, with product MSRVKRSLTAKKKRRSILKAAKGFLLSRGKLLRTATEAVNKAMAYAYRDRRVRKREFRSLWIARINAAARMNKISYSRLIDGMHKASIEIDRKMLSDLAIYDPRGFEQIVVIAKGELQA from the coding sequence ATGTCCAGGGTAAAGAGAAGTTTAACGGCCAAAAAAAAGAGAAGAAGCATTCTGAAGGCGGCGAAGGGTTTTTTACTTTCCCGTGGTAAGTTGTTGAGGACGGCCACGGAGGCGGTAAACAAAGCCATGGCTTATGCCTACCGCGACCGCAGGGTTAGAAAGCGGGAATTTAGAAGCCTTTGGATTGCAAGGATCAATGCGGCGGCCCGGATGAACAAGATATCGTACAGCCGCCTTATTGATGGCATGCACAAGGCGAGTATCGAGATTGACCGCAAGATGCTGTCCGACCTGGCGATTTACGACCCGCGCGGTTTTGAGCAGATAGTAGTAATTGCCAAAGGTGAGCTTCAAGCATGA
- the rpmI gene encoding 50S ribosomal protein L35: MPKIKTHRGAAKRFSVTGTGKIKRNKAFTSHIMTTKTTKNKRNLRQSAILDHANAKAIKKLILYK; the protein is encoded by the coding sequence ATGCCAAAAATCAAGACACATCGTGGCGCGGCGAAAAGGTTTTCTGTGACCGGAACCGGTAAAATTAAAAGAAACAAGGCCTTTACCAGCCATATCATGACGACAAAGACAACCAAGAATAAGAGAAATTTACGGCAATCGGCGATTCTTGACCATGCAAATGCCAAGGCAATCAAGAAGCTGATTCTCTACAAGTAG
- the infC gene encoding translation initiation factor IF-3 — protein sequence MAKDLSINREIKAASVRVIDDGGKQLGVLLLNEALAEAAKSGLDLVEVSPTADPPVCRIMDYGKFRYQQSKKVQVAKKSQTVIQVKEIRLRPKTEEHDRDVKIKHIKRFLEEHDKVKVTVMFRGREIAYTDIGRGLMESIKEALADDCVIDQQPKLEGRNMVMILSPRK from the coding sequence ATAGCAAAAGATTTAAGCATAAACAGGGAGATCAAGGCCGCTTCGGTCAGGGTTATTGATGATGGGGGAAAGCAGCTCGGGGTGCTCTTGCTGAACGAGGCGCTGGCAGAGGCTGCAAAATCGGGACTGGATCTGGTGGAAGTTTCTCCCACCGCCGATCCGCCGGTATGCCGGATTATGGATTATGGGAAGTTCCGGTATCAGCAGAGCAAAAAGGTGCAGGTCGCCAAAAAAAGCCAGACGGTGATCCAGGTAAAAGAGATTCGCCTGCGGCCTAAAACTGAAGAGCATGACCGCGATGTAAAAATAAAGCATATAAAGCGATTTCTGGAAGAGCACGACAAGGTGAAGGTGACGGTGATGTTCCGGGGGCGCGAGATAGCCTATACCGACATTGGCCGGGGATTGATGGAGTCAATAAAGGAAGCGCTTGCCGATGACTGTGTCATCGATCAGCAGCCAAAATTAGAGGGGAGAAACATGGTGATGATTCTTTCTCCCAGGAAATAA
- the thrS gene encoding threonine--tRNA ligase, with translation MAADIMVTLPDGRVVSHPAGTAVRDVLSLMAGIGDSAFVAAKVNGVSVDLTCQLQTDARVEPLEASSPEGLMILRHSMAHVMAQAVQESFPDAQVTIGPAIEDGFYYDFDYEPGFAPEYLAQIETRMRKIAAANLPFERREVSRSEAIEIFRGKGEKYKVEIIEDLPREIETVSIYSQGGYTDLCRGPHIPSTGMIKAFKLLNIAGAYWRGDEHNKMLQRIYGTGFASQKSLDEHLQLIEEAKKRDHRRLGRELDLFQINDEAGPGLVIFHPKGTMLRTIIEDWEKKEHLKRGYGLVMGPQILKADLWKRSGHFDHYRENMYFTEVDEQTYGIKPMNCLAHMLIYKSKIRSYRDLPLRYFELGTVHRHEKTGVLHGLMRVRQFTQDDAHILCAPEQLNCEIKAIAEFVHYAMEIFGFEYEVELSTRPDNSIGSDGDWELATGALENALKDSGIPYEVNEGDGAFYGPKIDFKIKDALKRKWQCATIQCDFTLPERFDLSYIGEDGEKHRPVMLHRVILGAIERFMGVLIEHYAGAFPLWLSPVQAVIATVTDKHIPWGEEVKRILADAGIRVEGDFRNEKLGFKIREAQMQKTPFMLVIGDREMAAGKVAPRQRDGKSLEAMTPEEFIALVEGQCSQFK, from the coding sequence ATGGCGGCAGACATAATGGTTACGCTCCCGGATGGAAGAGTTGTTTCGCATCCGGCGGGAACGGCAGTCAGGGACGTCCTGTCATTGATGGCAGGCATTGGCGACTCCGCTTTTGTGGCGGCAAAGGTAAACGGCGTTTCGGTCGATTTGACTTGTCAGCTTCAGACGGATGCCAGAGTCGAGCCGCTGGAGGCCTCGTCCCCGGAGGGGCTTATGATTCTGCGTCACAGCATGGCGCATGTCATGGCGCAGGCCGTTCAGGAGTCTTTCCCTGATGCCCAGGTTACGATTGGCCCGGCTATAGAAGATGGATTCTATTATGATTTTGACTATGAGCCCGGGTTCGCTCCTGAGTATCTGGCGCAAATCGAAACCAGAATGAGGAAGATCGCCGCCGCCAATTTGCCCTTTGAACGGCGCGAGGTGAGCCGTTCGGAGGCAATCGAAATTTTCCGGGGAAAAGGCGAGAAGTATAAGGTGGAGATTATAGAAGATCTTCCCCGGGAGATAGAAACCGTAAGCATTTATTCCCAGGGTGGTTATACGGATTTGTGCAGGGGGCCGCATATCCCTTCGACCGGGATGATCAAGGCCTTCAAGCTGCTCAACATTGCCGGCGCCTACTGGCGGGGCGACGAACACAACAAGATGCTGCAGCGCATCTACGGGACGGGATTCGCTTCTCAGAAGAGTCTCGATGAGCACCTGCAGTTGATAGAAGAGGCAAAAAAGAGGGATCACCGCCGCCTGGGCCGTGAGCTTGACCTGTTTCAGATAAACGACGAGGCTGGCCCCGGACTGGTCATTTTTCACCCGAAGGGGACGATGCTCCGCACGATCATCGAGGATTGGGAGAAAAAGGAGCACCTGAAACGCGGCTATGGCCTGGTCATGGGACCCCAGATTCTCAAGGCCGATCTCTGGAAGCGTTCCGGTCATTTTGACCACTACCGGGAAAATATGTACTTCACCGAGGTGGACGAGCAGACCTACGGCATCAAGCCGATGAACTGCCTTGCCCACATGCTGATCTACAAGTCAAAGATCCGTTCCTACCGGGATTTGCCCTTGCGCTATTTTGAGCTGGGGACGGTGCACCGGCACGAAAAGACCGGGGTATTGCACGGGCTGATGCGGGTTCGCCAGTTCACCCAGGATGATGCCCATATCCTCTGTGCGCCGGAGCAGCTCAATTGCGAGATCAAGGCAATTGCCGAGTTCGTGCATTACGCGATGGAAATTTTCGGCTTTGAATATGAGGTGGAGCTAAGCACGCGCCCGGATAATTCGATTGGCTCGGACGGGGACTGGGAGCTTGCCACGGGGGCATTGGAAAACGCCCTCAAGGACAGCGGAATTCCCTATGAGGTGAACGAGGGAGACGGCGCCTTCTATGGCCCCAAGATCGATTTCAAGATCAAGGATGCCCTGAAGAGAAAGTGGCAGTGTGCGACAATTCAGTGTGATTTTACGCTGCCGGAGCGTTTTGATTTAAGTTATATAGGCGAGGATGGGGAAAAGCACCGTCCCGTCATGCTGCACAGGGTTATTCTGGGTGCAATCGAAAGGTTTATGGGGGTTTTGATCGAACACTACGCCGGCGCCTTTCCCCTTTGGCTGTCCCCTGTCCAGGCAGTGATCGCGACTGTAACGGATAAACATATTCCCTGGGGTGAAGAGGTAAAAAGAATTCTTGCTGATGCAGGCATTCGGGTGGAAGGTGATTTTCGCAATGAGAAGCTGGGCTTCAAGATCCGGGAAGCCCAGATGCAGAAAACGCCTTTCATGCTGGTGATTGGCGACCGGGAGATGGCAGCCGGCAAGGTTGCCCCGCGGCAGAGGGACGGGAAGAGCCTCGAGGCAATGACGCCTGAGGAGTTTATTGCCCTTGTAGAGGGGCAATGTTCGCAGTTTAAATAG
- a CDS encoding CDP-alcohol phosphatidyltransferase family protein: protein MNIPNFITLLRIILVPVVVILLIQGSFMKALAVFVIASISDAVDGFLARVMHQQTVVGAYLDPIADKALLTSTFVTLSILHVIPAWLAVIVISRDFMILLGICVLFIMSVSVEIHPALVSKITTVLQVSTIFLALFIRCLPEGIDQGWLIILYWGTAIFTIVSGLHYMFRGFNLLNNDAKK, encoded by the coding sequence ATGAATATCCCTAATTTTATTACTCTGCTGCGAATAATTCTCGTGCCGGTTGTTGTTATCCTGTTGATCCAGGGGTCATTCATGAAGGCCCTGGCGGTATTCGTCATCGCGAGCATTTCCGATGCGGTTGATGGCTTTCTGGCGCGGGTCATGCATCAGCAGACCGTTGTCGGCGCATATCTGGATCCGATCGCGGACAAGGCGCTTCTGACCAGCACATTCGTAACCCTTTCCATTTTGCATGTTATTCCCGCCTGGCTTGCGGTCATCGTAATAAGTCGCGATTTTATGATTCTGCTGGGGATTTGCGTATTATTCATCATGTCTGTTTCCGTGGAAATTCACCCTGCCCTGGTAAGCAAGATAACGACAGTCTTGCAGGTGAGCACTATTTTTCTGGCGCTTTTTATTCGCTGCCTGCCGGAAGGGATCGATCAGGGGTGGCTCATTATCCTGTATTGGGGGACGGCAATTTTTACAATAGTTTCAGGATTGCATTATATGTTTCGGGGCTTCAATCTTCTTAACAATGATGCAAAAAAGTGA
- the rsmI gene encoding 16S rRNA (cytidine(1402)-2'-O)-methyltransferase — MFAPAQNADRDYFGTLYLVATPIGNLEDITFRAVRVLREVSLIAAEDTRHTRILLERYNISTPLTSLYDQIEREKSGLIIARMLGGKDVAYVSDAGTPGISDPGYILVREAVLRGIKVSPIPGASALIASLCVSGLPMESFVFMGFLPSKASRRRQLLTKLREEEKTVIFYESPNRLRESLNDIREIWGDRNMVVSREVTKIHEEFVRGSATEALAAFQGRAVKGELTLVVAGFLRKKGEVSDEEIKMRGEELIGSGEESLSRRDAVSRIARETGESRRRIYKLLSV, encoded by the coding sequence ATGTTCGCCCCGGCGCAGAATGCCGACCGCGATTACTTTGGGACTCTTTACCTGGTGGCAACCCCCATCGGCAACCTCGAGGATATTACCTTCCGGGCGGTGAGGGTTCTGCGGGAGGTGTCCCTTATCGCGGCGGAGGATACGAGACACACCCGGATACTTCTGGAAAGGTACAACATTTCGACCCCGCTTACGAGTCTGTACGACCAGATTGAAAGAGAAAAAAGCGGGTTGATTATAGCAAGGATGCTGGGGGGCAAAGACGTAGCCTATGTATCGGATGCGGGCACGCCGGGCATCTCCGATCCCGGGTACATTCTGGTACGAGAAGCCGTCTTGCGGGGCATTAAAGTGTCGCCGATTCCGGGGGCTTCGGCTCTGATTGCCTCGCTTTGCGTTTCCGGCTTGCCAATGGAAAGTTTTGTATTCATGGGTTTTTTGCCGTCAAAGGCGTCAAGGCGCCGACAGTTGCTGACAAAACTGCGCGAAGAGGAAAAAACTGTAATATTTTACGAATCGCCCAACAGGCTGAGGGAGTCCCTGAACGACATAAGGGAGATCTGGGGAGACCGCAATATGGTGGTTTCCCGGGAGGTGACGAAAATCCATGAAGAGTTTGTGCGTGGTTCGGCGACGGAGGCGCTTGCCGCTTTCCAGGGAAGGGCAGTCAAAGGCGAGCTCACATTAGTTGTTGCCGGTTTTTTAAGAAAAAAGGGTGAAGTTTCGGATGAGGAAATAAAAATGCGGGGCGAAGAGTTGATTGGAAGTGGAGAGGAATCGCTGTCGAGAAGGGATGCGGTAAGCCGAATTGCCCGGGAGACAGGCGAATCCCGCAGGCGCATCTACAAGTTATTGTCAGTTTAG